Below is a window of Lacibacter sp. H407 DNA.
TTAATGTAGTGCTTGAAGGGTTGAATGGATTGGATCGTATACTCAACGACAATGGTCAGCAACCGATGGAAGGTGATCGTAATAATGCGCTTGCTTATTGGATCGATCGCTGGACTCCCCAGAATCCTTCTACCAAACTGCCTCGTTTGGGTGGAGTAAACAATCAAGTAACTTCCGATTTCTATATTGAGGATGTATCATACCTCCGTATGCGTAACCTGGAAATTGGATATACGTTACCGTTACGTTTCACAGAAAAGGCAGGTATGTCGAAACTGCGCATCTACGTAGGCGGACAAAACTTATTAACCTTTACCAAGCTGGAGAACTTTGATCCGGAAAGGGCAAGGGGCGGTAATACCGATCAGTCAGCGCCTCTTTATAAGATATACACGATTGGCTTAAACGTTAAATTTTAATTCAAATGAAACAAATTATCACCATCATATTAATCCTGGCAGTAACGGGATGTTCAAAAGATTTTTTAGACCGTCGTTCTCTTGTGCAATTGGGTGATGCCAGCTTTTGGAAAAATGAGCAGGAAGCCCGTTTAGGAATCAATAGTATCTATGATGCATTGCAGGATCGTGTTTTATACAGCGGTACCCTCAATGCAACAGGAGGGGCGAGTTTTCATATGTATGATTGCTTTGGCGACAATGCTTTTAACAACTACAAGTATGAAGGGCCGGGTAATTTTATGGAATCGAATATCGATCAATCGAATCTCCTGTTTAGCAACTTATGGACTTCTTTATACAAAGGAATAGCCCGTGCAAATGCTGCCATTGAGAATCTTGAAAAAATTCCTGCAGAGAATATTTCAGATGCCAGTAAAAATTCATTTATCGGACAGGCGAAATTCTTACGTGGTTTATTTTATTCGCATCTAGCTGTTTATTTCCAGGAAGCTCCGTTGATCCTGAATGTGCAGAAATTAGAAGATGCATACGTAGCAAAGAATTCCTATGCTGAACTGTCTGCCCAGGTTATAAAAGATTTTACCGAAGCCGTGGATTTGTTGCCTGCATCTTATCCTGCAACAGATTATGGCTATGCTACTAAAGGAGCGGCATTAGCTTTGTTGGCACGCTTTCATCTTTATAATAAAAATTACCAGGGTGTATTGGATGCTACTACACCAATGTTGACATTGGGTTATGGTCTTAACCCAAATTATGCACAACTTTTTTCTGAGCAGGGTGAGTTTTCGAATGAAGTGGTTTTTTCTGTACGGTTTAACCAGGATGTATCAAATAATGGCGAATTGTTATCTGCTACATTTTTGGGAGTTCCGAAGGTAAATTACCAGCCCATGAAAAATCTGGTGGAAGATTATTATTGTACGGATGGCAGACCTGCAATCTTAAGCAGAAGTCCTTTAACTTATAATCCATTGTACAGTCCGGGTACTGCAGCGAATAATGCTCCACAAAAAAATAACAGAGATCCACGCTTAACCGCCTCTGTATATTTTAATCAGGATACATTCCTTACCGATCTGGGCCGGAGATTTACAGCAAATACAGCTACCAAATACGGACTGAAAAAGTATATCCGCAAATCATCTGTTTCTGTAACCGGTATAAGTGCAGGTAATCCGGGTGGTCAGGATTTTTATGTGGTCCGTTATGCAGATGTATTGTTAATGCGTGCAGAAGCAATGATCGAATTAAATCAATTGTCAACAGCTTATCCATTGATCAACCAGGTGCGTGCCAGAGTAAATATGCCTACTGTTGAATCGGTGGAAGGTGCCGGCTTAAGTCAGGGTGCGTTGCGAGACGTGTTGCGTCATGAAAGAAGAGTGGAGCTTGCATTTGAAGGACTGCGTTATTTCGATCTGAAACGTTGGGGTACGTTGGAGCAGGCTTATCTTAGAGCAAGAGCAGATGCTGTGCCGGCTTACAACCCTACATTTATGCCGGGAGGAAAATCGGAGGTGTTTGCAATTCCATTATCAGAATTGACCGCCAATAATAATCTTGTACAGAACCCGCTTTGGCAATAAAAAATATTATTCCCGGGAAAACCGATCCAATGAAATTCACCATGGGCAAAGAAATGTGTTTAACAGCATGTCTTTTGTTCCATGTATAATAGCACAGTTCAAGGCAGTTTACAACTACAGGGTTTTATTAAACTCTGTAGTTGTAAATAAGCAAAAACGGAATACTGTTCATTGCAGTATGAATCAGAAAAGCAATTTGTTTTTATGATGGACCAAACGATCGATCTTGTTTCGGGTAGTGCAGCTGAAGTTAAAACGAAACTCACAGCAACTTTTCAAACTTTTTTTGAAACCGGCAGTACGCCGCTGATCATACGTTCTCCGGGACGTGTGAATATTATTGGTGAACATACTGATTACAACGAAGGGTTTGTATTGCCTGCAGCGATTGATAAGTATGCATATTTAGCTATAGCACTTCGTGATGATCATGAAATACATATTAAGGCAGCCGATTTGAATGAATCGTTCTCAACAGCCGTATCGGATCTGAAACCGGTGAATGATATCAGCTGGCCCAATTATATCTTAGGAGCAGCGGCTCAATTCATCAAACTTGGAATTCCATTACCCGGCTTTAATGCCATACTCACCAGCAACGTACCGATGGGAGCAGGTTTATCTTCATCCGCAGCAGTAGAATGTGCAACTGTATTTGGGTTGAATGAATTACTGCAAACCAACATCGACCCTGTAAGTATGGTGAAGATGGCGCAAAAAGCCGAGCATGAGTATGCCGGCGTAATGTGTGGCATCATGGATCAGTTTGCATCGATGATGGGAAAGAAAGATCATGTGATCAAACTTGATTGCCGTTCACTTGAATATGAATATGTTCCGTTTAAACTGGATGGCATCAAAATACTTTTGCTGAATACAAACGTCAAACATTCATTGGCATCATCTGAATACAATACCCGTCGCAATGAATGTTCGCAGGCGGTGAAATGGATCGCAGAACAGCATACAGAAATAACTTCTCTGCGAAACGCAACAATTCCGATGCTGGATGAATTGGTGTTACCAAGAAATGGAACGATCGATAGTAGAAGCAGATTTGTTGTGGAAGAAATTGGGCGGTTACTGGCAGGCTGTGTAGATTTGCAGCAGGCTGATATAGCAGCACTCGGCAAAAAAATGTTTGCAACACACGATGGTCTCAGTAAAATGTATGATGTTAGCTGCAAAGAACTTGATTTCCTGGTTGATTTTGTACGCAACCGTCCGGGTGTGATCGGTGCACGGATGATGGGTGGTGGCTTTGGTGGTTGTACCATCAACCTTGTTGAAGAATCAGCAATTGAACAATTGGTTGCCGAGATAAAACCTGCTTATAGCTTGGCTATGCATTTAGAATTGGATTATTATATTGCTTCCATTGAAAACGGAACAGAAATTATTTGATCATGTTTGATAAAAAAGAACATTCGCATACACGTTTAAATATTCTTACAGGCGATTGGGTATTGGTATCGCCGCATCGAATGAAGCGGCCTTGGCAAGGTAAAGTGGAAGCTTTGCCTGAAGATAACAGACCGGCATATGATCCAAACTGTTATCTCTGCCCCGGTAATAAACGATCCGATGGAAGTCAAAACCCGGCATATGAAGATGCGTATGCATTCATCAACGATTTTTCTGCATTGTTACCCGATACTCCGACAGGAGGTGATGATATGAATGGATTGTTGATCAGTAAAAGTGAAACAGGGATTTGCAAAGTAATTTGTTTCTCACCCGATCATCGTCTTACGCTTCCATTGATGGAAGAAAAAGCAATTGTAAAACTCATTCAACTTTGGAAAAAAGAGTTTACTGAGTTGGCACAAAACAAACAGATCCGCTACATACAGATATTTGAAAACAAAGGCGATGTGATGGGTTGCAGTAACCCGCATCCACACGGACAAATTTGGGCGTCTTCCTCTTTACCGCTTGAGTTAAGTAAAGAAACCACACAGCAAAAAAACTATTACGAACAACACCGTAAGAGTTTACTGAGTGCCTATCTCGAACTGGAATTGCAGCAGAAGGAGCGATTGGTAGTGGAGAATGCACATTTTGTTGCATTGGTTCCTTATTGGGCAGTGTGGCCTTTTGAAACCATGATCATCAGTAAACGTCACATTCAAACCATTACACAATTTACTGCGGAAGAAGAAACCGCTTTTGCTGATATCTTAAAACAACTCACCGCTAAATACGATAATTTATTTAACGTATCATTTCCGTATAGTGCAGGTATACATCAGGCACCGGTAAATGATGGAGATCATCCTGAATGGCATTTTCACATGCACTTTTATCCGCCACTTTTGCGGAGTGCAACGGTAAAGAAATTTATGGTTGGATATGAAATGCTTGCAAATCCGCAACGGGATATTACAGCAGAGTGGGCGGCTGAGCGATTAAGAGATCTGAGCATAGTGCATTATAAGAATGCATAACAGCAGCGAACTTTATTTCACTTTGATACTGATATCGGGAGCTGTGTAGTAATAGCCCCATTTGTCTTTTACAATAATATCGGTGATCAAAATCTCATCTTCTTTCTTGATGATCTCATAGAGATTCTTTTGCCATAATGCTGAAAGAAAAGGGGAGTTGCTCACGTTATCGGCCGATGAATTAAATCTTGATTTTATTTCACCTGTTTTTTCATCTTCATATTTATCCTTGCTGCGGTGCACCACAATAAAACGGGAAATATGATAACGTGCTTTTTTATCATCAATCACCCAAATTGCAGAATCGATCGTTGTTAAAACAATTTCCAGTGGCAGGTCGCCACCCTTTGTTTTACCCCAAAAACTCTGGAGAGGTGGTGGCTTCAATGTGGTAGGCTTCGGTTTTACCTGTGCGGCTGCAGCAACTGTAATGAAAGTGGCAAACAGGAACAAAAGCAAACGAACGGGTCTTTTCAGCAACATGGATCAATTTGATTTGTGTTATAACGATGCAAGGCTTTCTTCTATTGCTTTGATCTTGGCTTCGGCATCAGCTTTCTTTTTCTTTTCAATATCCACTACTTCGGGTTTTGCATTCTGCACAAAACGTTCGTTGCCGAGTTTCTTTTCAACAGAAAGAAGGAACCCTTTGAGATACTCAAGATCTTTGAGCATCTGTTCTTTTTGAGAAGACGTGTCAATTGCCTGTTCAGTTGCAATGTAGAATTTATCCTTTTGTATCACCGTTGAAATGCAGCCGGCAACTGGTGCTGAAACATAAGAAATGCTTTCTGCGTTCAGTTGTTTTGCAAGTATTGATTCAATTGATTTGTACGACGTTTGCTGATCTGTTTCAATTGAAAGCTTGATGGCTTCTTTTGGTTTGATCTGGTTCTTCACCCGAATATCACGCAAAGCAGTGATCACTTCTTTCAACTGTATGGCAAGTTGTAATACTTCTTTATCTGCTTTTGCAGCTGCTGAAAGTTGTTTGATAGTAATATCGTCACCTGCTGCACGTACTTTCAATGCATGGTAGATCTCTTCTGAAATGAACGGCATAAACGGATGAAGCAGTTGCATCAGCTCTTCAAAGAAGCTTACTGTTTTGTTATACACAGCAGCATCAATGGGCTGCTCAAAACCAGGCTTCACCCATTCTAAATACCAACTGCAGAAATCATCCCATATCAGTGAATAGATCGTTTTCAGAGCCTCACTCAAACGAAATTCTTTGAACAACTGATCGATCTCTGATTTCGCTTCGTTCAATCTATTGTCGAACCATTCAACTGCAAAGCTGCTTTCAGCCGTGGTCTTTTGTCCATTGTCTTTGGTCCTTCCTTCCCACATCTTCACGAGCTTCAAAGCATTCCATAACTTGTTATT
It encodes the following:
- a CDS encoding RagB/SusD family nutrient uptake outer membrane protein, producing the protein MKQIITIILILAVTGCSKDFLDRRSLVQLGDASFWKNEQEARLGINSIYDALQDRVLYSGTLNATGGASFHMYDCFGDNAFNNYKYEGPGNFMESNIDQSNLLFSNLWTSLYKGIARANAAIENLEKIPAENISDASKNSFIGQAKFLRGLFYSHLAVYFQEAPLILNVQKLEDAYVAKNSYAELSAQVIKDFTEAVDLLPASYPATDYGYATKGAALALLARFHLYNKNYQGVLDATTPMLTLGYGLNPNYAQLFSEQGEFSNEVVFSVRFNQDVSNNGELLSATFLGVPKVNYQPMKNLVEDYYCTDGRPAILSRSPLTYNPLYSPGTAANNAPQKNNRDPRLTASVYFNQDTFLTDLGRRFTANTATKYGLKKYIRKSSVSVTGISAGNPGGQDFYVVRYADVLLMRAEAMIELNQLSTAYPLINQVRARVNMPTVESVEGAGLSQGALRDVLRHERRVELAFEGLRYFDLKRWGTLEQAYLRARADAVPAYNPTFMPGGKSEVFAIPLSELTANNNLVQNPLWQ
- the galK gene encoding galactokinase, which translates into the protein MMDQTIDLVSGSAAEVKTKLTATFQTFFETGSTPLIIRSPGRVNIIGEHTDYNEGFVLPAAIDKYAYLAIALRDDHEIHIKAADLNESFSTAVSDLKPVNDISWPNYILGAAAQFIKLGIPLPGFNAILTSNVPMGAGLSSSAAVECATVFGLNELLQTNIDPVSMVKMAQKAEHEYAGVMCGIMDQFASMMGKKDHVIKLDCRSLEYEYVPFKLDGIKILLLNTNVKHSLASSEYNTRRNECSQAVKWIAEQHTEITSLRNATIPMLDELVLPRNGTIDSRSRFVVEEIGRLLAGCVDLQQADIAALGKKMFATHDGLSKMYDVSCKELDFLVDFVRNRPGVIGARMMGGGFGGCTINLVEESAIEQLVAEIKPAYSLAMHLELDYYIASIENGTEII
- a CDS encoding UDP-glucose--hexose-1-phosphate uridylyltransferase; translation: MFDKKEHSHTRLNILTGDWVLVSPHRMKRPWQGKVEALPEDNRPAYDPNCYLCPGNKRSDGSQNPAYEDAYAFINDFSALLPDTPTGGDDMNGLLISKSETGICKVICFSPDHRLTLPLMEEKAIVKLIQLWKKEFTELAQNKQIRYIQIFENKGDVMGCSNPHPHGQIWASSSLPLELSKETTQQKNYYEQHRKSLLSAYLELELQQKERLVVENAHFVALVPYWAVWPFETMIISKRHIQTITQFTAEEETAFADILKQLTAKYDNLFNVSFPYSAGIHQAPVNDGDHPEWHFHMHFYPPLLRSATVKKFMVGYEMLANPQRDITAEWAAERLRDLSIVHYKNA